From a single Eretmochelys imbricata isolate rEreImb1 chromosome 13, rEreImb1.hap1, whole genome shotgun sequence genomic region:
- the NCOA5 gene encoding nuclear receptor coactivator 5 isoform X3, translating into MNKASSRSSPSRREPYAYGDGRDARRDRSPIRGSPRREPRDGRNGRDSRDARDIRGRDVRDPRDARDHRDPRDLREPRDIRDPRDLREPRDIRDPRDLRDPRDIRDLRDPRDPVYDRYRDVREPRDPVYRRDDAYDRYLRLEDYYRRKDDPYDRYREHFDRAPLSAEERLKREERRREELYRQYFEEIKRRFDSERPVDCSVIVVNKQTKEYAESVGRKVRDLGMVVDLIFLNTEMSLTQALEDVGRGGSPFAIVITQQHQVHRSCTVNIMFGTPQEHRNMPQADAMVLVARNYERYKTETREKEREEIARQAAKMADEAILQERERPPPIEEGVRGSHPPGIQSLLNLLADNRYLTAEETDKVINYLRDRKERLLRGSTDSLQAPLSRQSLGAPSGSSMTSQASLPSSQTHQSTQPLASATSATVSSTNPQQELQAKILSLFNSGAAAAAAAAAVANSSSAASTAASGGTQNQNYANVASSQARAVQLSAASLNQSQQRSQVPGTQLPVLPGSTRNTGPRPGASQPTQVHYGQHQNRLPTPSNIAVQRPVSSSGINFDNPSVQKALDTLIQSGPALSHLVSQTVAQGRAGPSAPQPMGSYQRHY; encoded by the exons ATGAATAAGGCTTCATCAAGGTCCAGCCCATCACGAAG AGAGCCATATGCGTATGGGGATGGCCGAGATGCGAGACGTGATCGCTCCCCTATTCGAGGGAGTCCACGAAGAGAGCCAAGGGATGGTAGAAATGGCCGAGATTCCAGAGATGCTCGAGATATTCGAGGTAGAGACGTACGTGATCCCAGAGATGCTAGAGACCACAGAGACCCTAGAGATCTGCGAGAGCCCCGGGACATCAGGGACCCTAGAGATCTGCGAGAGCCCCGGGACATCAGGGACCCTAGAGACTTGCGAGACCCTCGGGATATTCGAGACCTGCGTGACCCACGGGATCCTGTGTATGATCGATATCGGGATGTGAGGGAGCCACGGGACCCCGTGTACAG AAGAGATGATGCTTATGACCGTTACCTTCGCCTGGAAGACTATTACCGGAGGAAGGATGACCCATATGACCGTTACAGAGAACACTTTGACAGAGCCCCCTTGAGTGCAGAAG AGCGTCTGAAACGCGAGGAGCGACGCAGGGAGGAGCTGTACCGGCAGTACTTTGAGGAAATCAAGAGGCGCTTTGATTCAGAGAGGCCTGTGGACTGTTCTGTGATAGTGGTCAATAAACAGACAAA GGAATATGCCGAGTCAGTGGGGCGGAAGGTGCGGGATCTGGGCATGGTGGTGGATCTGATCTTCCTCAACACAGAAATGTCACTGACTCAGGCCCTGGAGGACGTAGGCAGAGGAGGGTCTCCTTTTGCCATTGTCATCACACAACAGCACCAAGTTCACCGCTCCTGCACTGTTAACATCATGTTTGGCACACCACAAG AACATCGCAACATGCCCCAAGCTGATGCCATGGTACTGGTGGCAAGGAATTATGAACGCTACAAGACCGAGACCCGGGAGAAGGAGCGTGAAGAAATAGCCAGGCAGGCTGCCAAGATGGCAGATGAAGCAATTCTGCAGGAACGCGAACGCCCACCACCCATAGAAGAAGGTGTCAGGGGGAGCCATCCGCCAGGGATCCAGAGTCTCTTGAACCTGCTGGCAGACAACCGCTATCTGACTGCTGAAGAGACCGATAAAGTCATTAATTACCTGAGAGACCGGAAGGAACGACTACTTAGAGGAAGTACTGACTCTCTGCAGG CTCCATTGTCGAGACAGTCTCTTGGGGCGCCTTCGGGATCGTCTATGACTAGCCAGGCCAGCCTTCCAAGCTCTCAAACTCATCAGAGCACTCAgcccctggcctctgccaccTCTGCTACAGTGTCCTCCACTAACccccaacaggagctgcaggcaAAAATCCTCAGCCTCTTCAACAGTGGGGCTGCGGCTGCAGCGGCAGCAGCTGCTGTAGCaaacagcagctctgcagcctccACAGCTGCTTCGGGTGGCACTCAGAACCAGAACTATGCTAATGTAGCCAGCAGTCAAGCTCGGGCAGTGCAGCTCAGTGCTGCAAGCTTAAACCAATCTCAGCAGAGATCACAGGTCCCTGGAACGCAGCTTCCTGTCCTCCCAGGCTCCACAAGGAACACAGGCCCAAGACCTGGAGCATCTCAGCCAACCCAGGTACATTATGGTCAGCACCAAAATCGTCTGCCTACCCCTAGCAACATAGCTGTTCAGAGGCCCGTATCCTCTTCAGGTATCAACTTTGACAACCCCAGTGTGCAGAAAGCCTTGGACACCCTAATCCAGAGTGGCCCTGCgctctcccacctggtgagccagACAGTGGCCCAAGGGCGAGCAGGACCCTCAGCCCCGCAACCCATGGGCTCCTACCAGCGACACTATTAA
- the NCOA5 gene encoding nuclear receptor coactivator 5 isoform X1, translating into MARGRMSNSIKQSDFTNSTNPQDLERRLFVGNLPTDHMTREEMEEIFSKYGKIRALSMFHGYGFVQYERLEDVQAALDGEKGRLFKGYRLDINKAAERRNMNKASSRSSPSRREPYAYGDGRDARRDRSPIRGSPRREPRDGRNGRDSRDARDIRGRDVRDPRDARDHRDPRDLREPRDIRDPRDLREPRDIRDPRDLRDPRDIRDLRDPRDPVYDRYRDVREPRDPVYRRDDAYDRYLRLEDYYRRKDDPYDRYREHFDRAPLSAEERLKREERRREELYRQYFEEIKRRFDSERPVDCSVIVVNKQTKEYAESVGRKVRDLGMVVDLIFLNTEMSLTQALEDVGRGGSPFAIVITQQHQVHRSCTVNIMFGTPQEHRNMPQADAMVLVARNYERYKTETREKEREEIARQAAKMADEAILQERERPPPIEEGVRGSHPPGIQSLLNLLADNRYLTAEETDKVINYLRDRKERLLRGSTDSLQAPLSRQSLGAPSGSSMTSQASLPSSQTHQSTQPLASATSATVSSTNPQQELQAKILSLFNSGAAAAAAAAAVANSSSAASTAASGGTQNQNYANVASSQARAVQLSAASLNQSQQRSQVPGTQLPVLPGSTRNTGPRPGASQPTQVHYGQHQNRLPTPSNIAVQRPVSSSGINFDNPSVQKALDTLIQSGPALSHLVSQTVAQGRAGPSAPQPMGSYQRHY; encoded by the exons ATGGCTCGAGGACGCATGAGCAATAGCATCAAACAGAGCGACTTCACTAACAGCACCAATCCACAGGATTTAGAGAGAAGACTTTTTGTCGGCAATTTGCCCACAGACCACATGACCCGTGAAGAAATGGAAGAGATATTTTCAAAATATGGCAAAATCAGGG CCCTCAGCATGTTCCATGGCTATGGGTTCGTGCAGTATGAACGTCTAGAAGACGTCCAGGCCGCTCTGGACGGTGAGAAGGGTCGCCTTTTTAAAGGGTATAGATTAG ATATTAATAAAGCAGCGGAAAGAAGAAATATGAATAAGGCTTCATCAAGGTCCAGCCCATCACGAAG AGAGCCATATGCGTATGGGGATGGCCGAGATGCGAGACGTGATCGCTCCCCTATTCGAGGGAGTCCACGAAGAGAGCCAAGGGATGGTAGAAATGGCCGAGATTCCAGAGATGCTCGAGATATTCGAGGTAGAGACGTACGTGATCCCAGAGATGCTAGAGACCACAGAGACCCTAGAGATCTGCGAGAGCCCCGGGACATCAGGGACCCTAGAGATCTGCGAGAGCCCCGGGACATCAGGGACCCTAGAGACTTGCGAGACCCTCGGGATATTCGAGACCTGCGTGACCCACGGGATCCTGTGTATGATCGATATCGGGATGTGAGGGAGCCACGGGACCCCGTGTACAG AAGAGATGATGCTTATGACCGTTACCTTCGCCTGGAAGACTATTACCGGAGGAAGGATGACCCATATGACCGTTACAGAGAACACTTTGACAGAGCCCCCTTGAGTGCAGAAG AGCGTCTGAAACGCGAGGAGCGACGCAGGGAGGAGCTGTACCGGCAGTACTTTGAGGAAATCAAGAGGCGCTTTGATTCAGAGAGGCCTGTGGACTGTTCTGTGATAGTGGTCAATAAACAGACAAA GGAATATGCCGAGTCAGTGGGGCGGAAGGTGCGGGATCTGGGCATGGTGGTGGATCTGATCTTCCTCAACACAGAAATGTCACTGACTCAGGCCCTGGAGGACGTAGGCAGAGGAGGGTCTCCTTTTGCCATTGTCATCACACAACAGCACCAAGTTCACCGCTCCTGCACTGTTAACATCATGTTTGGCACACCACAAG AACATCGCAACATGCCCCAAGCTGATGCCATGGTACTGGTGGCAAGGAATTATGAACGCTACAAGACCGAGACCCGGGAGAAGGAGCGTGAAGAAATAGCCAGGCAGGCTGCCAAGATGGCAGATGAAGCAATTCTGCAGGAACGCGAACGCCCACCACCCATAGAAGAAGGTGTCAGGGGGAGCCATCCGCCAGGGATCCAGAGTCTCTTGAACCTGCTGGCAGACAACCGCTATCTGACTGCTGAAGAGACCGATAAAGTCATTAATTACCTGAGAGACCGGAAGGAACGACTACTTAGAGGAAGTACTGACTCTCTGCAGG CTCCATTGTCGAGACAGTCTCTTGGGGCGCCTTCGGGATCGTCTATGACTAGCCAGGCCAGCCTTCCAAGCTCTCAAACTCATCAGAGCACTCAgcccctggcctctgccaccTCTGCTACAGTGTCCTCCACTAACccccaacaggagctgcaggcaAAAATCCTCAGCCTCTTCAACAGTGGGGCTGCGGCTGCAGCGGCAGCAGCTGCTGTAGCaaacagcagctctgcagcctccACAGCTGCTTCGGGTGGCACTCAGAACCAGAACTATGCTAATGTAGCCAGCAGTCAAGCTCGGGCAGTGCAGCTCAGTGCTGCAAGCTTAAACCAATCTCAGCAGAGATCACAGGTCCCTGGAACGCAGCTTCCTGTCCTCCCAGGCTCCACAAGGAACACAGGCCCAAGACCTGGAGCATCTCAGCCAACCCAGGTACATTATGGTCAGCACCAAAATCGTCTGCCTACCCCTAGCAACATAGCTGTTCAGAGGCCCGTATCCTCTTCAGGTATCAACTTTGACAACCCCAGTGTGCAGAAAGCCTTGGACACCCTAATCCAGAGTGGCCCTGCgctctcccacctggtgagccagACAGTGGCCCAAGGGCGAGCAGGACCCTCAGCCCCGCAACCCATGGGCTCCTACCAGCGACACTATTAA
- the NCOA5 gene encoding nuclear receptor coactivator 5 isoform X2: MARGRMSNSIKQSDFTNSTNPQDLERRLFVGNLPTDHMTREEMEEIFSKYGKIRDINKAAERRNMNKASSRSSPSRREPYAYGDGRDARRDRSPIRGSPRREPRDGRNGRDSRDARDIRGRDVRDPRDARDHRDPRDLREPRDIRDPRDLREPRDIRDPRDLRDPRDIRDLRDPRDPVYDRYRDVREPRDPVYRRDDAYDRYLRLEDYYRRKDDPYDRYREHFDRAPLSAEERLKREERRREELYRQYFEEIKRRFDSERPVDCSVIVVNKQTKEYAESVGRKVRDLGMVVDLIFLNTEMSLTQALEDVGRGGSPFAIVITQQHQVHRSCTVNIMFGTPQEHRNMPQADAMVLVARNYERYKTETREKEREEIARQAAKMADEAILQERERPPPIEEGVRGSHPPGIQSLLNLLADNRYLTAEETDKVINYLRDRKERLLRGSTDSLQAPLSRQSLGAPSGSSMTSQASLPSSQTHQSTQPLASATSATVSSTNPQQELQAKILSLFNSGAAAAAAAAAVANSSSAASTAASGGTQNQNYANVASSQARAVQLSAASLNQSQQRSQVPGTQLPVLPGSTRNTGPRPGASQPTQVHYGQHQNRLPTPSNIAVQRPVSSSGINFDNPSVQKALDTLIQSGPALSHLVSQTVAQGRAGPSAPQPMGSYQRHY, translated from the exons ATGGCTCGAGGACGCATGAGCAATAGCATCAAACAGAGCGACTTCACTAACAGCACCAATCCACAGGATTTAGAGAGAAGACTTTTTGTCGGCAATTTGCCCACAGACCACATGACCCGTGAAGAAATGGAAGAGATATTTTCAAAATATGGCAAAATCAGGG ATATTAATAAAGCAGCGGAAAGAAGAAATATGAATAAGGCTTCATCAAGGTCCAGCCCATCACGAAG AGAGCCATATGCGTATGGGGATGGCCGAGATGCGAGACGTGATCGCTCCCCTATTCGAGGGAGTCCACGAAGAGAGCCAAGGGATGGTAGAAATGGCCGAGATTCCAGAGATGCTCGAGATATTCGAGGTAGAGACGTACGTGATCCCAGAGATGCTAGAGACCACAGAGACCCTAGAGATCTGCGAGAGCCCCGGGACATCAGGGACCCTAGAGATCTGCGAGAGCCCCGGGACATCAGGGACCCTAGAGACTTGCGAGACCCTCGGGATATTCGAGACCTGCGTGACCCACGGGATCCTGTGTATGATCGATATCGGGATGTGAGGGAGCCACGGGACCCCGTGTACAG AAGAGATGATGCTTATGACCGTTACCTTCGCCTGGAAGACTATTACCGGAGGAAGGATGACCCATATGACCGTTACAGAGAACACTTTGACAGAGCCCCCTTGAGTGCAGAAG AGCGTCTGAAACGCGAGGAGCGACGCAGGGAGGAGCTGTACCGGCAGTACTTTGAGGAAATCAAGAGGCGCTTTGATTCAGAGAGGCCTGTGGACTGTTCTGTGATAGTGGTCAATAAACAGACAAA GGAATATGCCGAGTCAGTGGGGCGGAAGGTGCGGGATCTGGGCATGGTGGTGGATCTGATCTTCCTCAACACAGAAATGTCACTGACTCAGGCCCTGGAGGACGTAGGCAGAGGAGGGTCTCCTTTTGCCATTGTCATCACACAACAGCACCAAGTTCACCGCTCCTGCACTGTTAACATCATGTTTGGCACACCACAAG AACATCGCAACATGCCCCAAGCTGATGCCATGGTACTGGTGGCAAGGAATTATGAACGCTACAAGACCGAGACCCGGGAGAAGGAGCGTGAAGAAATAGCCAGGCAGGCTGCCAAGATGGCAGATGAAGCAATTCTGCAGGAACGCGAACGCCCACCACCCATAGAAGAAGGTGTCAGGGGGAGCCATCCGCCAGGGATCCAGAGTCTCTTGAACCTGCTGGCAGACAACCGCTATCTGACTGCTGAAGAGACCGATAAAGTCATTAATTACCTGAGAGACCGGAAGGAACGACTACTTAGAGGAAGTACTGACTCTCTGCAGG CTCCATTGTCGAGACAGTCTCTTGGGGCGCCTTCGGGATCGTCTATGACTAGCCAGGCCAGCCTTCCAAGCTCTCAAACTCATCAGAGCACTCAgcccctggcctctgccaccTCTGCTACAGTGTCCTCCACTAACccccaacaggagctgcaggcaAAAATCCTCAGCCTCTTCAACAGTGGGGCTGCGGCTGCAGCGGCAGCAGCTGCTGTAGCaaacagcagctctgcagcctccACAGCTGCTTCGGGTGGCACTCAGAACCAGAACTATGCTAATGTAGCCAGCAGTCAAGCTCGGGCAGTGCAGCTCAGTGCTGCAAGCTTAAACCAATCTCAGCAGAGATCACAGGTCCCTGGAACGCAGCTTCCTGTCCTCCCAGGCTCCACAAGGAACACAGGCCCAAGACCTGGAGCATCTCAGCCAACCCAGGTACATTATGGTCAGCACCAAAATCGTCTGCCTACCCCTAGCAACATAGCTGTTCAGAGGCCCGTATCCTCTTCAGGTATCAACTTTGACAACCCCAGTGTGCAGAAAGCCTTGGACACCCTAATCCAGAGTGGCCCTGCgctctcccacctggtgagccagACAGTGGCCCAAGGGCGAGCAGGACCCTCAGCCCCGCAACCCATGGGCTCCTACCAGCGACACTATTAA